A DNA window from Shewanella baltica contains the following coding sequences:
- the cas1 gene encoding CRISPR-associated endonuclease Cas1, with product MSLMILDEKDYNLSVRDGMLLCDHPQKGHKSLPWGALTQILIGRQVKLSSDVLLALAEHEIPVIFIDGKGQHPACLVGLRPPASDIRLRQYRVCDHVEVRDKLCRKLVSIKAQQQQWALQQLGLGLPTGWDKQVSVLVESENLMLQEARLSHLYWQQWSLKFGPFGFRGRNRRPPKDPLNALLSLASVMEDGLHCKALLAEGLDISLSVHHAVGYRRQSLICDTKELTRVWVEVWVAKLFLSAIMSAELFSVSEAGCRLTPAGQIIFYPAWHQFAASHEVRVKRIARIVRRTIAREASL from the coding sequence ATGAGCCTGATGATTTTGGATGAGAAAGATTACAACTTGTCGGTACGTGACGGCATGCTGTTGTGTGACCACCCACAGAAGGGGCATAAGAGTTTGCCCTGGGGGGCGCTGACCCAAATCTTAATAGGGAGGCAGGTCAAGCTGAGTTCAGATGTGCTGCTTGCCTTGGCCGAGCATGAGATCCCGGTAATATTTATCGATGGAAAAGGGCAGCATCCGGCCTGTCTGGTAGGGCTGCGTCCACCTGCCAGTGATATTCGCCTTAGACAATATCGGGTTTGTGATCATGTTGAGGTCAGGGACAAGCTTTGCCGGAAGTTGGTGAGCATTAAGGCACAACAGCAGCAATGGGCATTGCAACAACTGGGGTTAGGGTTACCAACAGGTTGGGATAAACAGGTTAGCGTGCTGGTAGAGTCAGAAAATTTGATGTTACAGGAGGCAAGGTTGTCGCACCTGTATTGGCAACAGTGGTCGCTGAAATTCGGCCCGTTTGGCTTTCGCGGTCGAAACCGACGACCGCCCAAAGATCCGCTCAATGCGCTGCTGTCATTGGCGTCAGTTATGGAGGATGGTCTGCATTGTAAAGCATTATTGGCTGAGGGTTTAGATATTAGTCTTAGTGTCCATCATGCTGTTGGTTATCGCCGTCAGAGCCTGATCTGTGATACCAAGGAACTGACCCGAGTATGGGTGGAGGTGTGGGTGGCTAAGTTGTTTCTGTCGGCAATTATGAGTGCCGAACTGTTCAGCGTCAGCGAGGCAGGCTGTCGATTAACGCCGGCGGGGCAGATCATTTTCTATCCGGCGTGGCATCAGTTTGCAGCTAGCCATGAGGTGCGGGTTAAGCGAATTGCCCGTATCGTACGCCGCACTATAGCGCGTGAGGCTAGCCTATGA
- the csm6 gene encoding CRISPR-associated ring nuclease Csm6, protein MMEQTSAIRKKHILLAVTGSSPQVVTETLYAIHKQGLPWPDEIQIITTSYGKEQARLGLLNRDIGKVSVLEQLCKDYQRPLPAFSVDKILVVPDANGKEVDDARTKEDQEALADFIVQHVAQLCNDGSCQIHASLAGGRKTMTFYLGYAMTLFARPEDRLSHVLISPQQYEGLTDFYYPTPCSQAIKGKNESQLLDSSEVSVSVELSEIPFIRHRNQIEKSLLTQFSNAHDKISYRQLVEYQNLAADPKCQQELSLEFELKKSSVTLMRSGHIQTVINFQENPLELAFYAMIARHNTCVNPVKFHRQAVAELEQRNADLFFQELERMHGLTPCLETDAAGYGERMQHRDERFFKDFSKTIQGLKTTNGYIGLSDTFIDQRKNTLKKILSKQFPKVMVDILLPDSVFINEDKETKPPIYILRTSASSSKQTAAMGLKVRSNLSQ, encoded by the coding sequence ATGATGGAACAAACATCAGCAATCCGCAAGAAGCACATTTTACTGGCCGTCACAGGTTCAAGCCCTCAGGTGGTAACAGAGACTCTTTATGCCATCCACAAACAAGGTCTCCCCTGGCCGGATGAAATCCAAATTATCACCACCAGCTATGGCAAAGAACAGGCCAGACTCGGCCTACTTAATAGGGATATAGGTAAGGTGTCGGTGCTGGAGCAGCTCTGTAAAGACTATCAACGCCCTTTGCCAGCTTTTAGTGTCGATAAAATCTTGGTTGTTCCTGACGCCAATGGGAAAGAAGTCGATGATGCGCGCACTAAAGAAGACCAAGAAGCGTTAGCAGATTTTATTGTTCAGCATGTAGCGCAACTGTGCAACGATGGATCTTGTCAGATCCACGCCTCCTTGGCTGGCGGGCGTAAAACCATGACCTTCTACCTAGGTTATGCCATGACCTTATTTGCCCGGCCAGAAGACAGACTCAGCCATGTGCTTATTAGCCCACAGCAATACGAAGGGCTAACCGACTTTTACTATCCGACACCATGCTCACAGGCAATAAAGGGCAAAAATGAATCCCAGCTACTGGACAGTAGTGAGGTTTCAGTATCCGTTGAGTTGTCTGAAATCCCGTTTATTCGCCACCGTAATCAAATTGAAAAATCATTACTGACCCAGTTCTCCAATGCTCATGACAAAATCAGCTATCGTCAGCTGGTCGAGTACCAAAATTTGGCGGCAGACCCCAAATGTCAGCAAGAACTGTCTCTGGAGTTTGAGCTCAAGAAATCTAGCGTCACCCTAATGCGTTCAGGCCATATACAGACTGTGATTAACTTCCAAGAAAATCCATTGGAATTAGCATTCTATGCCATGATAGCTCGCCACAATACCTGCGTTAACCCCGTTAAATTTCACCGACAAGCGGTAGCAGAATTAGAACAGCGAAATGCGGATTTATTTTTCCAAGAACTCGAACGCATGCACGGTCTGACTCCTTGCCTTGAAACCGATGCCGCGGGTTATGGCGAACGTATGCAACACAGAGATGAACGTTTTTTTAAAGACTTTTCAAAAACCATTCAAGGATTGAAAACTACGAACGGTTACATTGGCTTAAGTGATACTTTTATCGACCAACGAAAAAATACCTTGAAGAAAATTCTCTCGAAACAGTTCCCCAAAGTAATGGTTGACATCCTGCTACCTGATAGCGTGTTTATCAACGAGGATAAGGAAACAAAACCGCCCATCTATATCCTACGAACAAGCGCATCGAGTTCCAAGCAAACCGCCGCCATGGGATTGAAAGTCCGGAGTAACCTGAGCCAATAG
- the cas2 gene encoding CRISPR-associated endonuclease Cas2: MTNKPLWLVSYDIACTKRLRRVHKFCASKGWGLQKSVFVLAALPNERQEWSQKLVAMIDAEQDKLLWLPFMPNGQSFHLGKKDEWVIVHDDARLNGFVF; this comes from the coding sequence ATGACGAATAAACCATTGTGGTTAGTCAGCTATGATATCGCCTGCACTAAACGCCTGCGGCGGGTACACAAGTTTTGTGCCAGTAAAGGATGGGGATTACAGAAGTCGGTATTTGTATTGGCTGCTTTACCTAATGAGCGTCAGGAATGGTCGCAGAAACTGGTGGCCATGATAGATGCTGAGCAAGATAAGTTGTTGTGGTTGCCTTTTATGCCCAATGGACAGAGTTTTCATCTGGGGAAAAAGGATGAGTGGGTAATCGTGCATGATGATGCGCGTTTGAACGGCTTTGTGTTTTGA
- the csx16 gene encoding CRISPR-associated protein Csx16, which produces MNKRIWLVSRHPGAQTWLNQQGFQGQQIAHLDIDAIAAGDIIIGSLPIHMVVALTLKSAEYWHLSMTIPECWRGTELTPEQMQLCQIKLQKITAQAEDCSGTLILATALKSNQNLRSDSFGLNAVVN; this is translated from the coding sequence TTGAATAAGCGTATTTGGCTGGTGAGCCGCCATCCGGGGGCACAGACTTGGTTAAATCAACAAGGATTTCAGGGACAGCAGATCGCCCACCTTGATATAGATGCCATCGCAGCTGGCGATATCATCATCGGCAGCTTGCCGATCCATATGGTGGTCGCACTCACGCTGAAAAGTGCCGAATACTGGCATCTTAGCATGACAATTCCCGAATGCTGGCGAGGCACAGAGCTGACGCCGGAACAAATGCAGCTTTGTCAGATTAAGCTGCAAAAGATCACGGCTCAGGCCGAAGATTGTAGTGGCACACTAATTTTGGCCACGGCTTTAAAATCTAACCAAAATCTTCGCTCTGATTCATTTGGGCTCAATGCAGTTGTCAACTAA
- a CDS encoding tyrosine-type recombinase/integrase — MATTKVSAFIIQLSKEGKLHPLYIECRTAFLNSISPSIAVKNKKSEKIENEFFASYHNLLGHLKKEIKLSDNAFLPEELENMLAALKPEVLSKQAQLLILQSILNYAKKFLDIDSPNIPSIITLKRDKPMLTPVDLTKLPIVELINTQLSRELIAPHRDLDDKATSGRLLLVLYYTVNIEKTEHLQLMVEYPQDIFYVGGICYWQCQNIKINSPRYVLSDMAVMALQQWHNVHHSASFAIKPSQFKAALVHYLNYGSYFDWSDISLLKLRVLRRIDNVLRYGPVQYRMYMLPGVCQPLPTHAFVRILTGKVYANAEPYLSEAISDKTKAFRDWSVVTNEKTSFVSMEKTLEQLDKVYTELCKLVDSNKPRADCLGAIAIILDQQSSKSNPYFWILCAWLYSLLKTGGTHKRRLKVSTTIDYVKSLSRPFLIIFCTSDIYLLSGEDWAEKLNDAADHFSSAQRKKYIYYFAQFLSDSGFVRDLCLSDIEVFGSSSEVDSNLISHEHVQVMLSYLDHQSAHCPAHHDAYFLLCFCFYSGLRRNEAAKLTWGDFTFSLTEPTHNDFDYVQLSVRPNKHRTLKTTSARRELPLDALWPKTALSKLRYTYRIIHGAGAKNSTLLFDNQRRVNQAYDLITDLMRHYTQDQSLRVHHLRHSFANWTWCRLNASIIDTGRRHLTLFNDEFFDEKYLKRLQTRLCYSDNTRKKMFILSHMMGHKDVQSTLNSYLHLKDLLYYLQHNSRFELTKYFTSECVGRVTLQPLEPGLSLAERITYYTQDVMHKLAIKPAQQTVSLVMPSLANFSVNIKTDLTISSLTWAKALNALHTSSTIEVAAHYVVPLEQLQKLLSNAETIHKNYPRRGRHLPLIPKFPRIDVSVVNIQQNKHLANSTRVFIFLCNKLDNNIGEGSLTLENIRLGVEILRYAVPGKNYALRCPDANISRMFIRLCQLLDLKARHLNFRYHNANLTPEKSNIIQARWKKTLIEHGFSDTKFVVASESEGLYLGKHDGNGFLEIAVVNNSYKRIQRHQSIFSFLHLLLILSY; from the coding sequence ATGGCAACCACTAAAGTCAGTGCTTTCATAATCCAGCTATCAAAAGAGGGGAAGCTACATCCATTATACATAGAATGCCGCACCGCATTTTTAAACAGCATATCGCCATCTATTGCTGTAAAAAATAAAAAGTCAGAAAAAATTGAAAACGAATTTTTTGCATCCTATCACAATCTGCTCGGGCATCTAAAAAAGGAGATTAAACTTTCTGATAACGCTTTTTTACCAGAAGAGTTAGAAAACATGCTTGCCGCATTGAAGCCTGAAGTGCTAAGCAAACAAGCACAACTTCTCATACTGCAATCTATACTCAACTATGCCAAAAAGTTCTTAGACATAGACTCGCCAAACATTCCTTCAATCATCACGTTAAAACGTGATAAACCGATGTTGACCCCGGTAGATTTGACAAAATTACCCATAGTCGAGCTCATTAACACTCAATTAAGCAGGGAGTTGATAGCGCCTCATAGAGATTTAGATGACAAGGCTACGTCGGGGAGACTATTACTCGTCTTATATTACACAGTGAACATAGAGAAAACTGAACATTTACAGCTTATGGTTGAATACCCACAGGACATATTCTACGTGGGAGGAATTTGTTATTGGCAATGCCAAAATATCAAAATAAATTCGCCACGGTATGTGCTAAGTGATATGGCTGTCATGGCTTTACAGCAATGGCATAATGTGCACCATAGCGCGTCTTTCGCAATAAAGCCCAGTCAGTTCAAAGCTGCTTTAGTACATTATCTTAATTACGGATCGTATTTCGATTGGTCAGATATATCACTATTGAAGCTAAGGGTGCTGCGACGAATTGATAACGTCCTCCGTTATGGCCCGGTTCAATATCGTATGTACATGTTACCTGGCGTTTGCCAGCCATTGCCCACACATGCGTTTGTACGTATCCTGACAGGAAAAGTTTATGCAAACGCCGAACCGTACCTTTCAGAAGCCATTTCTGATAAAACCAAGGCTTTTCGTGATTGGTCCGTTGTCACGAACGAGAAAACTTCTTTTGTGTCGATGGAAAAGACCCTCGAACAATTAGATAAGGTATATACCGAGCTCTGTAAACTTGTAGATAGCAACAAACCTCGAGCCGATTGTCTTGGGGCTATAGCAATCATTCTGGATCAACAATCATCTAAGAGTAATCCATACTTTTGGATTTTATGTGCATGGCTGTATTCGTTACTAAAGACAGGTGGTACGCACAAGCGGCGGCTAAAAGTCTCGACAACTATTGATTATGTCAAAAGTTTAAGCCGGCCATTTCTAATCATTTTTTGCACAAGCGATATTTACTTATTGTCTGGTGAGGATTGGGCTGAGAAATTAAATGATGCTGCTGACCATTTTTCTTCGGCACAGCGAAAAAAATATATCTACTATTTTGCGCAGTTTCTGAGTGATTCAGGCTTTGTTCGAGATTTATGTTTATCTGATATTGAGGTGTTTGGGAGCTCCAGTGAGGTAGATAGCAACCTGATTTCCCATGAGCATGTGCAAGTCATGTTGTCCTATTTAGATCATCAATCGGCACATTGTCCGGCGCACCACGATGCCTATTTTCTTTTGTGTTTCTGTTTTTACAGTGGATTACGTCGAAATGAAGCCGCCAAGTTAACCTGGGGGGATTTTACATTCTCTCTGACTGAACCAACCCATAACGACTTTGATTATGTTCAGCTTTCAGTGAGACCTAATAAACATAGGACATTAAAAACGACCTCCGCCAGAAGAGAGTTACCTTTAGACGCTTTGTGGCCGAAAACGGCATTGAGTAAGTTGCGATACACTTATCGAATCATCCATGGAGCAGGGGCTAAGAATAGCACCTTACTATTTGATAATCAGAGAAGAGTGAATCAGGCTTATGACTTAATAACAGACTTAATGCGTCATTACACCCAAGATCAAAGTTTACGTGTACATCATTTACGACACAGTTTTGCTAATTGGACCTGGTGTCGTTTGAATGCCAGCATCATAGATACGGGCAGGCGACATTTGACCTTGTTCAATGATGAGTTTTTTGATGAAAAGTATCTAAAAAGGTTGCAAACTCGTCTTTGCTATAGTGATAACACCCGCAAGAAAATGTTTATTCTGTCTCATATGATGGGCCATAAAGACGTGCAATCGACGCTAAATAGTTATCTTCATTTAAAAGACCTACTGTATTACCTGCAGCACAATTCGCGCTTTGAACTGACAAAATACTTTACATCAGAGTGCGTGGGTCGTGTGACACTGCAACCTCTTGAACCAGGATTGAGTCTAGCTGAACGCATAACGTACTACACTCAGGACGTAATGCACAAACTTGCCATTAAACCAGCTCAACAAACAGTCAGCCTAGTGATGCCAAGTTTAGCGAACTTCTCTGTCAATATAAAAACAGACTTAACTATCAGTAGTTTAACTTGGGCCAAAGCATTAAATGCGTTACATACATCATCCACCATCGAAGTTGCCGCGCACTATGTGGTTCCATTAGAGCAATTACAAAAGTTACTCAGTAATGCCGAGACTATTCATAAGAATTATCCTCGCAGAGGTAGGCACTTACCCTTAATCCCTAAGTTTCCGCGTATAGACGTTTCAGTTGTTAACATCCAACAAAATAAACATTTAGCTAATTCAACACGTGTGTTTATCTTTTTATGTAATAAATTGGATAACAACATTGGTGAAGGTTCATTGACCTTAGAAAATATTCGCCTAGGGGTAGAAATTTTGCGGTATGCGGTTCCCGGTAAAAATTACGCCTTACGCTGTCCAGACGCAAATATTTCAAGAATGTTTATCCGCCTATGTCAATTGTTGGATTTAAAAGCCAGGCATTTAAATTTTCGCTATCATAATGCAAACCTAACCCCTGAAAAGTCTAATATTATCCAGGCTAGATGGAAGAAGACGCTTATCGAACATGGTTTCAGTGACACTAAATTTGTCGTTGCTAGTGAGAGTGAAGGGCTTTATTTAGGCAAGCATGATGGTAATGGGTTTCTAGAGATAGCCGTAGTTAACAATTCATATAAGCGAATACAAAGACATCAAAGCATATTCAGTTTTTTACATTTGCTGCTTATTTTGAGCTATTGA
- a CDS encoding encapsulin-associated ferritin-like protein yields MSNEGFHESITELTDKTKDMHRALTSLMEELEAVDWYNQRVDACKNNELREILEHNRDEEKEHAAMLQEWIRRQDQSFDKQLKHYLFTDTPIAHK; encoded by the coding sequence ATGTCGAATGAAGGCTTTCATGAATCCATCACTGAACTCACAGATAAAACCAAGGACATGCACAGAGCACTTACATCACTGATGGAAGAGCTCGAAGCGGTAGACTGGTATAACCAAAGAGTTGATGCGTGCAAGAATAATGAGTTGAGAGAGATACTTGAACATAATCGAGACGAAGAGAAAGAACATGCTGCAATGCTACAGGAATGGATAAGGAGACAAGACCAAAGCTTTGATAAACAGCTAAAACATTACTTATTTACAGATACACCTATTGCTCACAAATAA
- a CDS encoding GTPase family protein, which yields MNNIFEIFRDVDTHFTPEQAERIREKFTSMLNYRPRIGVFGKTGVGKSSLCNALFGKYICAVSDIEACTRDPQEVMLKMDNGKGIILLDVPGVGENLQRDEEYSELYRKLLPELDVVLWVLKADDRAYSVDIDFYTHVVKPHLEQDKPFILVLNQVDKIEPFREWDGENRLPGPTQAKNIELKAANVATHFQVKRSLVIPVSADEKFGLTKLVDEIIFSLPDEKKVSVAKEVPAENLSTKSKTEVKSSLSRVLTRTLTGAANGAALGSKVAGKVGAVVGGVIGGIGGLLGLW from the coding sequence ATGAATAACATTTTTGAGATTTTTCGAGACGTGGACACCCATTTTACCCCAGAGCAAGCCGAGCGGATCCGGGAGAAATTTACCAGCATGCTTAACTACCGGCCAAGGATTGGAGTCTTCGGTAAGACAGGTGTCGGCAAGTCTTCGCTGTGCAATGCACTCTTTGGCAAATACATCTGTGCGGTCTCAGATATCGAAGCTTGCACCCGGGATCCCCAGGAAGTGATGCTGAAAATGGATAACGGCAAGGGTATCATCTTGCTGGATGTGCCCGGTGTCGGCGAAAACTTGCAACGGGATGAAGAATATTCCGAGCTCTATCGCAAGCTATTACCTGAGCTGGATGTGGTTCTTTGGGTACTGAAGGCCGATGACCGCGCCTATTCGGTAGACATAGATTTTTATACCCATGTGGTCAAACCGCACCTAGAACAAGACAAGCCCTTTATTTTGGTGCTTAATCAGGTTGATAAGATTGAGCCATTTCGTGAATGGGATGGTGAAAATCGTCTTCCTGGCCCAACTCAGGCAAAGAACATAGAACTGAAAGCCGCCAATGTTGCGACCCACTTCCAGGTTAAACGTTCACTAGTGATACCTGTGTCGGCCGATGAGAAGTTCGGCCTGACAAAGCTGGTGGATGAGATTATTTTCTCCCTGCCGGATGAGAAAAAAGTCTCGGTTGCCAAAGAGGTGCCTGCAGAAAATCTCTCAACCAAGTCAAAAACAGAGGTGAAAAGCTCGCTGTCACGGGTTCTCACCCGCACGCTCACAGGTGCGGCCAATGGTGCGGCACTGGGCAGTAAAGTAGCGGGCAAGGTTGGCGCTGTGGTTGGCGGCGTTATCGGTGGTATTGGTGGACTTTTGGGGCTTTGGTGA
- a CDS encoding Card1-like endonuclease domain-containing protein, whose protein sequence is MKTIHINLVSEQLIPNLIPTLGDQDCIGVVLVLGDSKFADKADRLENLYLRNNIPVLWRSQGMSSTRLSKLQEQANALIDHLATNHSNCHWVLNATCGTKPMALAFANAFNQQDKQQALVIYTDTEHKEIPLLNPGVEFTLPFKSVLSLDDYLLANGFEYEQAFNRDNDQEIHQRATLTRYLTKQLADKCHKMMSPLQVMATNASIDFPLSQMQTMPSVPHGDYAKLYQRLSDEGLLSWDGQSMQITFQSEDACRYLAGRWLEEFTYLTALDCGAQEVAMNVTGRWLQDSRHFDSDNITNEFDVLVLHNNQLLTIECKASNWLKQEEHGSKNQDIIHKLDTLSKNLGGLFGSPMLVTAQQLSDAARSRITHNRFLCCEQATEKKLQQALKSWLAMVG, encoded by the coding sequence ATGAAAACCATACATATCAATTTAGTCTCTGAGCAGTTAATCCCGAATCTCATCCCCACCTTAGGAGATCAAGACTGCATTGGGGTGGTCTTAGTGTTGGGCGATAGCAAATTTGCAGATAAAGCTGACAGGCTCGAAAATTTGTACCTGCGCAACAATATCCCAGTACTCTGGCGCAGCCAGGGCATGAGCAGCACCCGACTGTCAAAGCTGCAAGAGCAGGCCAATGCGCTTATTGACCATCTGGCTACCAACCACAGCAATTGTCACTGGGTTCTCAACGCCACTTGTGGCACTAAACCTATGGCACTGGCCTTTGCCAATGCCTTCAATCAACAGGACAAGCAACAGGCGCTGGTCATTTATACCGACACAGAGCACAAGGAAATCCCACTACTTAATCCAGGGGTAGAATTTACGCTGCCGTTTAAGTCGGTACTGAGTCTAGATGACTACCTACTGGCAAACGGCTTCGAATATGAGCAAGCCTTCAACCGCGACAATGACCAAGAGATCCATCAGCGTGCAACCCTTACCCGCTATCTAACTAAACAGCTGGCCGACAAATGTCACAAAATGATGAGCCCCTTACAGGTCATGGCAACCAATGCATCCATCGACTTTCCGCTTAGCCAAATGCAAACCATGCCAAGCGTCCCCCATGGCGATTATGCCAAGCTTTACCAACGCCTGAGCGACGAGGGCTTGCTGAGCTGGGATGGCCAAAGCATGCAGATCACTTTCCAAAGCGAGGATGCCTGCCGTTATTTAGCTGGACGCTGGTTGGAAGAGTTTACTTATCTCACCGCCCTCGATTGTGGCGCCCAGGAAGTCGCCATGAATGTCACCGGCCGCTGGCTGCAAGACAGTCGTCACTTTGACAGTGATAATATCACCAATGAATTCGACGTGCTGGTACTGCACAACAACCAGCTACTGACCATAGAATGCAAGGCCAGCAACTGGTTAAAGCAGGAAGAACATGGCAGCAAGAATCAAGATATCATCCACAAGCTCGATACACTGAGTAAAAATCTCGGCGGCCTGTTTGGCTCACCCATGCTGGTGACTGCCCAGCAACTCAGCGATGCCGCCCGCAGTCGCATCACCCATAACCGTTTTCTGTGCTGCGAACAAGCCACAGAAAAAAAACTGCAACAAGCCCTTAAGTCATGGTTGGCCATGGTGGGGTAA
- the cas6 gene encoding CRISPR system precrRNA processing endoribonuclease RAMP protein Cas6, which translates to MTPPTVLLDLAEQFEILHLRCNLILQADGVLPAFKGSLWHGWLGHAIKGLDEPLYQLLYGSHAEQQPKPYLIKAGADHKQQWRAGEMLEFDIILLGSACQLGQRLVSALLSGQRLGLGTNRIPFRIQSLTSVLPMRQTPGLHVARLIDWLMPMDVGLDCEIALQLHSPLRLKQNGNIIKSATPALPELIKQISRRMALLTLFWVNEDPCLQAALFKTLPILGDYQSDGSHVWFEDWQRFSTRQHEQLPFGGLKGQLCYRGDLSAAIPWLQLGELLHMGGKTTFGLGQYRLIY; encoded by the coding sequence ATGACACCACCGACCGTACTGCTTGATCTTGCCGAGCAATTCGAGATCCTGCACCTGCGTTGTAACTTGATACTGCAGGCAGATGGTGTACTGCCCGCATTCAAGGGCTCCCTTTGGCATGGCTGGCTGGGCCATGCCATAAAAGGCCTAGATGAACCCTTGTATCAGCTCCTTTATGGCAGTCACGCTGAACAGCAACCCAAGCCTTACCTCATTAAGGCTGGGGCTGACCACAAACAACAATGGCGAGCAGGAGAAATGTTGGAGTTTGACATTATTCTCCTAGGCAGCGCTTGCCAGTTAGGACAGCGTTTGGTCAGCGCCTTACTCTCTGGTCAGCGTCTGGGATTGGGCACAAATCGAATCCCCTTTCGAATACAAAGCCTGACTTCAGTCCTACCAATGCGACAAACTCCCGGGCTGCATGTTGCCAGACTCATCGACTGGTTGATGCCTATGGATGTGGGATTGGATTGCGAAATCGCCCTGCAACTGCACAGCCCGCTGCGCCTCAAACAGAATGGGAACATAATCAAATCTGCCACACCAGCATTGCCAGAGTTAATCAAACAGATCAGCCGGCGCATGGCACTGTTGACGCTTTTCTGGGTCAATGAAGACCCCTGTTTACAGGCTGCACTATTTAAAACATTGCCTATCCTTGGCGACTATCAGTCCGATGGCAGTCATGTCTGGTTCGAAGATTGGCAACGATTCTCCACTCGCCAACACGAACAACTGCCGTTTGGCGGACTGAAAGGTCAACTCTGCTATCGGGGCGATCTCAGTGCCGCCATTCCCTGGTTGCAATTAGGAGAGTTGTTACATATGGGTGGAAAAACAACTTTTGGTTTAGGACAATACCGGCTCATTTATTAA
- a CDS encoding YkvA family protein, whose translation MITPNYSSQFSTPMFWSSLAKYMKRLGRKSLLLALKLYYAAADASTPAWAKGVIYSALGYLICPIDAIPDMLPVIGLTDDLAVLSAALATVAAHVTESHRLKAEASLQAMFG comes from the coding sequence ATGATAACACCCAATTACAGCAGTCAGTTCAGCACCCCGATGTTTTGGTCAAGTCTAGCCAAATATATGAAGCGCCTCGGGCGCAAATCATTACTGCTGGCGTTGAAGCTTTATTATGCAGCGGCGGATGCCTCGACCCCAGCCTGGGCCAAGGGCGTGATTTATTCAGCCTTGGGCTACCTGATTTGCCCTATCGATGCCATCCCGGACATGCTCCCCGTCATCGGACTGACCGATGATCTGGCGGTACTCTCCGCCGCGCTGGCTACGGTTGCTGCCCATGTGACAGAAAGCCACCGCCTCAAAGCAGAAGCAAGTCTGCAGGCCATGTTTGGCTAG